The proteins below are encoded in one region of Megalops cyprinoides isolate fMegCyp1 chromosome 14, fMegCyp1.pri, whole genome shotgun sequence:
- the tdrd3 gene encoding tudor domain-containing protein 3: MADISSALTKEGWYLSEEGIELCRSSSETPSVNDVIRIALNSDLRPIGKKFLPSEINSGRVEKIEGPCVLQVQKIRNVTAPKDHEESHAAPRMLRLQMTDGHTNCVGIEFKHLSKISLNTPPGTKVKLLGTVLVKNGFLLLDDSKIFLLGGEVDHMIEKWELQRSLAKHSRSHIGAEGGPPPFVPFGQKCVTKEQVDSKDLDQRKTLQVTNAVKTADENDEFEKQRIAAIAEIAKSKETRTFGGGGNAGSNLTNPGSTNKNRDTYQKKREEKPVWSESRSEGVYRELVDERALRDIMEMGFNKEAARQALMDNNNNLEVALNFLLTNDKPKAVPADHSRPPPRAKGRGRGRARMEEEEETAGGRPSGPSTLFDFLESKMGVFSIDEPKNQSAQKHHEQSKAVFQNTDHLFRDQTQSYPSRNEARQQRNDKPPRFQRDSEVLKPGLDASAPSQRWRGPENTGGGGPDKWQDEGRRGGRVFRGNPRSREHTGPAGLPQGARDHAGSSGFQQGSRDHVGSGGFQQGSKDHLGSGGFHQGSRDHANYGGVHQGARDHAGSAGFQQGSDLPFKRGAKDNGVQSKSLEANHLSDFKGSSRPDNKLEVNNKKKGTFDRHNSETAFRKSDAVSSVNSSDSWGNAIVTQHPNAVGTGGNANIQNGYSEHRRTGPIKQQLGVTSGDEFSNKNASQNSAPKKRSGPIKNQKGVEPVASEHNSHGLYNWKPGDHCLALYWEDNKFYRARIDAVHPSGSTAVVVFSDYGNCEEVLLYNIKPVHMDSWDEDVYYENSLEYRRGGDGQPRRTRPTQQYYQPPRARD, encoded by the exons ATGGCTGATATCAGCTCAGCCCTAACCAAAGAAGGCTG GTACCTTTCCGAGGAGGGAATTGAGCTTTGCAGAAGCTCATCGGAGACACCTTCTGTGAATGACGTCATCCGCATTGCACTTAAT AGTGACCTGAGACCTATTGGGAAGAAATTTCTGCCCAGTGAAATAAACAGTGGAAGAGTGGAGAAA ATAGAAGGGCCGTGTGTTCTCCAAGTGCAGAAGATTAGGAATGTGACAGCTCCAAAAGACCACGAAGAGTCCCATGCAGCCCCCAGGATGCTACGGCTACAGATGACAGACGGTCATACGAACTGTGTCGGCATTGAGTTCAAACATTTGTCCAAAATTAG tttgaaCACCCCTCCTGGAACTAAAGTGAAGCTCCTTGGCACAGTGCTGGTGAAGAACGGATTCTTGCTACTGGACGACTCAAAAATTTTCTTACTTGGTGGGGAAGTGGATCACATGATTGAGAAATGGGAACTGCAAAGG AGTCTGGCCAAGCACAGCAGAAGTCACATTGGTGCTGAAGGAGGGCCACCTCCCTTTGTTCCATTTGGACAG AAATGTGTGACAAAAGAACAGGTGGACAGTAAAGATCTAGACCAGAGAAAGACGCTTCAGGTCACCAACGCTGTGAAAACTGCTGATGAAAATGACGAGTTTGAAAAGCAAAGAATTGCTGCCATTGCAGAAATTGCAAAGAGCAAAGAG ACTCGAACATTTGGTGGAGGAGGAAACGCAGGCAGTAATCTCACCAATCCTGGCTCCACTAACAAAAACCGAGACACCTATCAGAAAAAGCGCGAGGAAAAGCCTGTTTGGAGCGAAAGCCGATCAGAAGGAGTGTACCGAGAACTG GTGGATGAAAGGGCTTTGAGAGACATCATGGAAATGGGGTTCAACAAAGAAGCAGCAAGGCAGGCCCTCatggacaacaacaacaacttaGAGGTGGCACTCAATTTCCTGCTTACCAATGACAAACCCAAAGCTGTGCCTGCTGACCACAGCAGACCACCACCAAGAG CAAAGGGAAGGGGTCGGGGAAGAGCCAGgatggaggaagaagaggagacGGCAGGAGGAAGACCCTCTGGCCCCAGCACGCTGTTTGATTTCCTGGAATCAAAGATGGGGGTCTTTTCTATTGATG AGCCAAAGAACCAGTCTGCTCAAAAACATCACGAGCAGAGCAAGGCTGTTTTCCAGAACACCGACCACCTCTTCAGAGACCAGACCCAAAGCTATCCCTCACGCAATGAAGCAAGGCAGCAGAGAAATGATAAACCCCCGCGCTTCCAAAGGGATAGTGAGGTCCTGAAGCCAGGCCTGGATGCTTCTGCCCCCAGCCAGCGTTGGAGGGGACCTGAGAACACAGGCGGGGGTGGCCCAGACAAATGGCAGGACGAGGGCAGGAGAGGCGGACGTGTGTTCCGTGGTAATCCACGGTCACGAGAACACACTGGCCCTGCAGGTTTGCCACAAGGCGCAAGGGATCATGCAGGTTCCAGTGGATTCCAACAAGGATCACGAGATCATGTAGGTTCTGGCGGATTCCAGCAAGGATCCAAAGATCATTTAGGCTCTGGAGGATTCCATCAAGGATCTAGAGATCACGCGAACTACGGTGGGGTCCACCAAGGAGCTAGGGATCATGCAGGCTCAGCTGGATTTCAGCAAGGATCTGACCTGCCTTTTAAAAGAGGTGCAAAAGACAATGGCGTACAATCCAAATCACTGGAGGCCAATCACCTGTCAGACTTTAAAGGCAGCTCTCGACCTGATAACAAACTTGAGGTAAATAACAAGAAGAAAGGGACATTTGACAGGCATAACTCAGAAACCGCTTTTAGGAAATCAGATGCTGTCAGTTCTGTGAATTCCTCCGACTCATGGGGGAATGCCATTGTGACGCAGCACCCAAACGCAGTTGGAACAGGTGGAAATGCGAATATTCAGAATGGCTATTCAGAGCACAGACGAACTGGACCTATTAAACAGCAGCTGGGCGTAACCTCTGGCGATGAGTTCTCCAACAAAAATGCTTCTCAGAACTCTGCACCCAAGAAACGGTCAGGACcgataaaaaatcaaaaaggtGTGGAACCGGTTGCATCAGAACACAATTCTCATGGGCTGTATAACTGGAAACCAGGAGACCACTGCCTTGCACTCTACTGGGAGGACAATAAG TTTTATCGCGCCAGAATTGACGCTGTGCACCCGTCTGGATCAACAGCTGTTGTTGTGTTCAGCGATTATGGAAACTGTGAAGAGGTGCTTCTCTATAACATCAAACCTGTTCATATGGATTCTTGG GATGAAGATGTCTATTACGAGAACTCTCTAGAGTACCGCCGAGGAGGAGATGGGCAGCCCAGACGCACACGACCCACACAGCAGTATTACCAACCACCCAGAGCCAGGGACTGA